From a single Cupriavidus taiwanensis LMG 19424 genomic region:
- a CDS encoding polyhydroxyalkanoate depolymerase: MLYQLHEFQRSILHPLTAWAQATAKTFTNPLSPMSLVPGAPRLAAGYELLYRLGKEYEKPAFDIRSVRSNGRDIPIVEQTVLEKPFCKLLRFKRYADDPETIKLLKDEPVVLVAAPLSGHHATLLRDTVRTLLQDHKVYVTDWIDARMVPVEEGAFHLSDYIYYIQEFIRHIGAENLHVISVCQPTVPVLAAISLMASAGEKTPRTMTMMGGPIDARKSPTAVNSLATNKSYEWFENNVIYTVPANYPGHGRRVYPGFLQHAGFVAMNPDRHLSSHYDYYLSLVEGDADDAEAHVRFYDEYNAVLDMAAEYYLDTIREVFQEFRLANGTWEIDGKPVRPQDIKSTALMTIEGELDDISGAGQTAAAHDLCAGIPKNRKQHLNAVRCGHYGIFSGRRWREDIYPQLRDFIRKYHQAPAAVASK; the protein is encoded by the coding sequence ATGCTCTATCAACTGCATGAGTTCCAGCGCTCGATCCTGCACCCGCTGACCGCGTGGGCCCAGGCGACCGCCAAGACCTTCACCAATCCCCTCAGCCCGATGTCGCTGGTACCTGGCGCTCCGCGCCTGGCCGCCGGCTACGAACTGCTGTACCGGCTCGGCAAGGAATACGAAAAACCGGCGTTCGACATCCGCTCGGTGCGCTCCAACGGGCGCGACATTCCCATCGTCGAGCAGACCGTGCTGGAAAAGCCCTTCTGCAAGCTGCTGCGCTTCAAGCGCTATGCCGACGATCCCGAGACCATCAAGCTGCTCAAGGACGAGCCCGTGGTGCTGGTGGCCGCGCCGCTGTCGGGCCACCATGCCACGCTGCTGCGCGACACCGTGCGCACGCTGCTGCAGGACCACAAGGTCTACGTCACCGACTGGATCGACGCCCGCATGGTGCCGGTCGAGGAAGGCGCCTTCCACCTGTCGGACTACATCTACTACATCCAGGAATTCATCCGTCATATCGGCGCCGAGAACCTGCATGTGATCTCGGTATGCCAGCCCACGGTGCCGGTGCTGGCCGCCATTTCGCTGATGGCGTCCGCCGGCGAGAAGACGCCGCGCACCATGACCATGATGGGCGGCCCGATCGATGCGCGCAAAAGCCCGACCGCGGTCAACTCGCTGGCGACCAACAAGTCCTACGAGTGGTTCGAGAACAACGTCATCTACACCGTGCCGGCCAACTATCCCGGCCACGGCCGCCGCGTCTACCCGGGCTTCCTGCAGCACGCCGGCTTTGTCGCGATGAACCCGGACCGGCACCTGTCCTCGCACTATGACTACTACCTGAGCCTGGTCGAGGGCGATGCCGACGACGCCGAGGCGCACGTGCGCTTCTACGACGAGTACAACGCGGTGCTCGACATGGCCGCCGAGTACTACCTGGACACCATCCGCGAGGTGTTCCAGGAATTCCGCCTGGCCAACGGCACCTGGGAGATCGACGGCAAGCCGGTGCGTCCGCAGGACATCAAGAGCACGGCGCTGATGACGATCGAGGGCGAGCTGGACGACATCTCCGGCGCGGGCCAGACCGCCGCGGCGCACGACCTGTGCGCCGGCATCCCGAAAAACCGCAAGCAGCACCTCAATGCCGTGCGTTGCGGCCACTACGGGATCTTCTCGGGCCGGCGCTGGCGCGAGGACATCTACCCGCAGCTGCGCGACTTTATCCGCAAATACCACCAGGCCCCGGCGGCCGTGGCCAGCAAGTAA
- a CDS encoding TetR family transcriptional regulator, which yields MSTEPKTKRDPEGTRRRILAAATEEFAKGGLAGARVDQIARRAETNERMLYYYYGSKEGLFLAVLEKQYANFRAAEEQLHLVDEDPVEGVRTLARFVWDWYYEHPEFIRLVNSENLHEARHLKKSAQLQQLINPVVDVLADVIRRGQQQGLFRDQIDVPQFYLTISALGYYVLSNRYTISAVIGRDVASQQEHERFAELHTDMLLSYLKKP from the coding sequence ATGTCAACAGAGCCCAAGACCAAACGCGACCCGGAAGGGACGCGCCGACGCATCCTCGCTGCGGCCACCGAGGAATTCGCCAAGGGTGGTCTGGCCGGCGCCCGCGTCGACCAGATTGCCCGGCGCGCGGAGACCAACGAGCGCATGCTGTATTACTACTACGGCAGCAAGGAGGGCCTGTTCCTGGCGGTGCTGGAGAAGCAATACGCTAACTTCCGCGCCGCCGAAGAGCAATTGCACCTGGTCGACGAAGACCCGGTCGAGGGCGTACGCACGCTGGCCCGCTTCGTCTGGGACTGGTACTACGAGCATCCCGAGTTCATCCGCCTCGTCAACAGCGAAAACCTGCACGAGGCACGGCACCTGAAGAAATCCGCGCAGCTGCAGCAGTTGATCAATCCGGTGGTCGACGTGCTCGCCGACGTGATCCGGCGCGGCCAGCAGCAGGGACTGTTCCGCGACCAGATCGACGTGCCGCAGTTCTACCTGACCATTTCCGCGCTCGGCTACTACGTGCTGTCGAACCGTTACACCATCAGCGCCGTGATCGGCCGCGACGTGGCATCGCAGCAGGAGCACGAGCGCTTTGCCGAACTGCACACGGACATGCTGCTGAGCTACCTGAAGAAGCCATGA
- a CDS encoding alpha/beta fold hydrolase: MTVILASLAVLTALILLSGAALWLYTWRTARRIEAAMPPSGRFVDVPGARLHVVERGQGPALLLVHGLSGQLENFGYGMIAPLAESFRVVAVDRPGAGHSTRMPGSPADLPAQADALAALCDKLGLERPLVVGHSLGGAIALALAIRHSERVGGLALIAPLTHPPTTISPVFKAMAVPRAWQRRLMAWTLVVPMSIRHRAEVMDIVFGPDPVPDDFPTRGGGLLALRPRHFLAASEDLLGAARSLPDLLRDYGALRVPVSVLYGREDRILDFAEHGEALVAKVPGATLTLVSGGHMLPVTAIATSVDFVRTAAARMQGTAPRAAQFA; this comes from the coding sequence ATGACGGTCATCCTGGCCAGCCTGGCCGTGTTGACGGCCCTGATCCTGCTGTCCGGCGCCGCGCTATGGCTGTACACCTGGCGTACCGCCCGCCGCATCGAAGCGGCGATGCCGCCGTCGGGCCGCTTTGTCGACGTGCCCGGCGCGCGGCTGCATGTGGTGGAGCGCGGGCAAGGCCCGGCGCTGCTGCTGGTGCATGGCCTGTCGGGCCAGCTCGAGAACTTCGGCTACGGCATGATCGCGCCGCTGGCAGAGAGCTTCCGCGTCGTCGCCGTCGACCGCCCCGGCGCCGGCCATTCCACGCGCATGCCAGGCAGCCCCGCCGACCTGCCCGCGCAGGCCGACGCGCTCGCCGCGCTGTGCGACAAGCTGGGCCTGGAACGTCCGCTGGTGGTGGGCCATTCGCTGGGCGGCGCCATCGCGCTGGCGCTGGCGATCCGCCATTCGGAGCGCGTCGGCGGACTGGCGCTGATCGCGCCGCTGACTCACCCGCCCACTACGATCTCGCCGGTGTTCAAGGCCATGGCCGTGCCGCGCGCGTGGCAGCGCCGGCTGATGGCCTGGACCCTGGTGGTGCCGATGTCGATCCGCCATCGCGCCGAAGTCATGGACATCGTGTTCGGCCCCGACCCGGTGCCGGACGACTTCCCGACCCGCGGCGGCGGCCTGCTGGCCTTGCGCCCGCGCCACTTCCTGGCGGCCTCCGAAGACCTGCTCGGCGCCGCCCGCAGCCTGCCGGACCTGCTGCGCGACTACGGCGCCCTGCGCGTGCCCGTGAGCGTGCTGTACGGCCGCGAGGACCGCATCCTCGACTTCGCCGAGCATGGCGAGGCGCTGGTGGCCAAGGTGCCGGGCGCCACGCTGACCCTGGTCAGCGGCGGCCACATGCTGCCGGTGACCGCTATCGCCACTAGTGTCGATTTCGTGCGCACCGCCGCGGCGCGGATGCAGGGCACCGCGCCGCGGGCGGCACAGTTCGCTTGA
- a CDS encoding Coq4 family protein, with the protein MATTTGSNPYKQDLFAAFRAVRKLMADGNDTEQVFRIMRALNGPSMPRNFRRLLATHDGRRMVYQRIELAERLSDPAYVAGFAPGTVGAAYRAFLEQTGYSADGLAKVSNLDQEPVLEDAYLWFGRRTRDIHDIWHVLTGYRADESLGEAALVAFSYAQTGGKGWALIAIAASLKSLRVTGNLAFARAVLEGYRLGRRARWLLGEDYEKLLHEPIDAARQRLGIGEARRYLACNPMQEWTA; encoded by the coding sequence ATGGCCACCACGACGGGTTCGAACCCCTACAAGCAAGATCTCTTCGCCGCGTTCCGCGCAGTGCGCAAGCTGATGGCGGACGGCAACGACACCGAGCAGGTGTTCCGCATCATGCGCGCGCTCAACGGCCCGTCGATGCCGCGCAACTTCCGCCGCCTGCTGGCCACGCACGACGGGCGCCGCATGGTCTACCAGCGCATCGAGCTGGCCGAACGCTTGTCCGATCCGGCTTACGTGGCCGGGTTCGCGCCGGGCACGGTCGGCGCGGCCTATCGCGCGTTCCTGGAACAGACCGGATACAGCGCGGACGGGCTGGCCAAGGTGTCGAACCTCGACCAGGAGCCGGTGCTCGAGGACGCCTACCTGTGGTTCGGCCGGCGCACGCGCGACATCCACGATATCTGGCATGTGCTCACCGGCTACCGCGCCGACGAAAGCCTCGGCGAAGCCGCGCTGGTCGCGTTCAGCTATGCGCAGACCGGCGGCAAGGGCTGGGCCCTCATCGCCATCGCCGCGTCGCTGAAGAGCCTGCGCGTCACCGGCAACCTCGCCTTCGCACGCGCCGTGCTGGAGGGCTACCGGCTGGGCCGCCGCGCCCGCTGGCTGCTGGGCGAGGATTACGAAAAGCTGCTGCACGAACCGATCGACGCAGCGCGCCAACGGCTGGGGATCGGCGAGGCGCGCCGCTACCTGGCCTGCAACCCGATGCAGGAATGGACCGCGTGA
- a CDS encoding flavin-containing monooxygenase has protein sequence MREASSDDAVLDVLIVGAGLSGIGAARQLQRRCPGKRYAILEARDAIGGTWDLFRYPGIRSDSDMYTLGYRFKPWRGARAIADGPSIRAYIRETAEETGITRHIRFGHRVVGAAWDSADACWTVEAERSTDGSRLRLRARLLYVCAGYYSYAEGHRPAFDGEDRFRGRIVHPQFWDESLDYAGKRVVVIGSGATAVTLVPAMAASAAHVTMLQRSPTYIVTRPGEDAIARTLRRVLPERLAYTATRWKNVLLGMTFFQLARRRPERVKARLVGMAAAQLPAGFDVATHFTPRYNPWDQRLCLVPDGDLFRALREGRASVVTDTIKRFTENGIELASGKSLDADIVVTATGLKLNMLGDMALTVDGQPRRPADCLAYKGMMLSDVPNLVLAFGYTNASWTLKADLTAEYVCRLLRHMDRHGHRIAVPRAPAAVQPTPFLDFTSGYVQRAAGVLPRQGDRKPWRVHQNYLKDLLTIRHGRIADGVLQFGAPPAAVPAPRGPRSHQDATGGNTAVAASEVQP, from the coding sequence ATGCGTGAAGCCAGTTCCGATGACGCAGTTCTCGATGTGCTGATCGTCGGCGCCGGCCTGTCCGGCATCGGTGCAGCGCGCCAGCTGCAACGGCGCTGTCCGGGCAAGCGCTACGCCATCCTCGAGGCGCGCGACGCCATCGGCGGCACCTGGGACCTGTTCCGCTACCCGGGCATCCGCTCGGATTCGGACATGTACACGCTGGGCTACCGCTTCAAGCCCTGGCGCGGCGCCAGGGCGATCGCCGACGGCCCCTCGATCCGCGCCTATATCCGCGAGACCGCTGAAGAAACCGGCATCACGCGCCATATCCGCTTCGGCCACCGCGTGGTCGGCGCGGCGTGGGACAGCGCCGACGCTTGCTGGACCGTCGAAGCCGAACGCAGCACTGACGGCAGCCGGCTGCGATTGCGCGCACGCCTGCTCTATGTGTGCGCCGGCTACTACAGCTATGCCGAGGGCCACCGTCCCGCGTTCGACGGCGAGGACCGCTTTCGCGGCCGCATCGTGCACCCGCAGTTCTGGGACGAGTCGCTCGACTACGCCGGCAAGCGCGTGGTGGTGATCGGCAGCGGCGCCACCGCGGTCACGCTGGTGCCGGCGATGGCCGCCAGCGCGGCGCACGTGACCATGCTGCAGCGCTCGCCCACGTATATCGTGACGCGCCCAGGCGAGGACGCCATCGCGCGCACCCTGCGCCGCGTGCTGCCCGAACGGCTGGCCTACACCGCCACGCGCTGGAAGAACGTGCTGCTCGGCATGACCTTCTTCCAGCTGGCGCGGCGCCGGCCGGAACGCGTCAAGGCACGCCTGGTCGGCATGGCCGCGGCGCAGTTGCCGGCGGGCTTCGACGTGGCGACGCATTTCACGCCGCGCTACAACCCCTGGGACCAGCGCCTGTGCCTGGTACCCGACGGCGACCTGTTCCGCGCCCTGCGCGAGGGCCGCGCCTCGGTGGTCACCGACACCATCAAACGCTTCACCGAAAACGGCATCGAGCTCGCCAGCGGCAAGTCGCTGGACGCGGATATCGTGGTGACGGCCACCGGGCTCAAGCTGAACATGCTGGGCGACATGGCGCTCACCGTCGACGGCCAGCCGCGCCGCCCCGCCGATTGCCTGGCCTACAAGGGCATGATGCTCAGCGACGTGCCCAACCTGGTGCTGGCCTTCGGCTACACCAACGCCTCGTGGACGCTCAAGGCGGACCTGACGGCCGAGTACGTGTGCCGCCTGCTGCGCCACATGGACCGCCACGGCCACCGCATCGCCGTGCCGCGCGCGCCCGCCGCGGTGCAGCCCACGCCGTTTCTGGATTTCACCTCGGGCTATGTGCAGCGTGCCGCGGGCGTGCTGCCACGGCAGGGCGACCGCAAGCCGTGGCGCGTGCACCAGAACTACCTGAAGGACCTGCTGACGATCCGGCATGGCCGCATCGCCGATGGCGTACTCCAGTTCGGCGCCCCGCCGGCCGCCGTGCCGGCGCCGCGGGGGCCGCGCAGCCACCAGGACGCCACGGGGGGCAACACGGCGGTGGCCGCCAGCGAGGTGCAGCCATGA
- a CDS encoding malonic semialdehyde reductase, protein MSQIDHAALAQLFTEARTHNVWQDRHVDDAVLHQIYEAMKFGPTAANSSPARIVFVKSAAEKARLVDCVSAGNVDKTRSAPVTAIIAFDTAFHDQLPKLFPHADARSWYAGNDEKIARDALMNSSLQGGYFILAARAFGLDCGPMGGFDADKVNAAFFPDGKWKVNFLCNLGYGVADKLYPRGPRLSFDEACRVV, encoded by the coding sequence ATGTCCCAGATCGACCACGCCGCGCTGGCGCAACTGTTCACCGAAGCCCGCACCCATAACGTGTGGCAGGACCGCCATGTGGACGACGCCGTGCTGCACCAGATCTATGAAGCGATGAAGTTCGGCCCGACCGCGGCCAACAGCAGCCCCGCGCGCATCGTATTCGTCAAGAGCGCCGCCGAGAAGGCGCGCCTGGTGGACTGCGTCTCCGCCGGCAACGTCGACAAGACGCGCTCGGCGCCGGTGACCGCCATCATCGCCTTCGACACCGCCTTCCACGACCAGCTGCCCAAGCTGTTCCCGCATGCCGATGCCCGCTCGTGGTACGCCGGCAACGACGAGAAGATTGCCCGCGACGCGCTGATGAACAGCTCGCTGCAGGGTGGCTACTTTATCCTCGCGGCGCGCGCGTTCGGCCTGGACTGCGGCCCGATGGGCGGCTTCGATGCCGACAAGGTCAATGCGGCGTTCTTCCCCGATGGCAAGTGGAAGGTCAACTTCCTGTGCAATCTGGGCTATGGGGTGGCGGACAAGCTGTATCCGCGGGGGCCGCGGCTGTCGTTTGATGAAGCTTGCCGGGTTGTTTGA
- a CDS encoding amino acid aminotransferase yields the protein MSLFSAVEMAPRDPILGLNEAFNADTRPTKVNLGVGVYFTDEGKIPLLRAVQEAEKARLTTATPRGYLPIEGIAAYDQAVQTLLFGKESPLITEGRVVTAQALGGTGALKIGADFLKRLYPDAKVAISDPSWENHRALFESAGFPVVNYAYYDAPSHGLNFAGMVASLQSFPANTIVVLHACCHNPTGVDLSPEQWKQVVDLVKERNLIPFLDMAYQGFADGIDADGAAVRLFADSGLPFFVSSSFSKSFSLYGERVGALSIVTTSKEESQRVMSQVKRVIRTNYSNPPTHGGTVVATVLNSPELRAMWEEELAEMRDRIKLMRHALVDKLAAKGVPGDFSFVKAQRGMFSYSGLTSAQVDRLRNEHGIYAVSTGRICVAALNSRNIDAVVDAIAAVM from the coding sequence ATGAGTTTGTTTTCTGCCGTCGAGATGGCCCCGCGCGACCCGATCCTGGGCCTCAACGAAGCCTTCAATGCCGACACCCGCCCGACCAAGGTCAACCTGGGCGTCGGCGTGTACTTCACCGACGAAGGGAAAATCCCGCTGCTGCGCGCCGTCCAGGAGGCAGAAAAAGCCCGTCTGACCACCGCCACCCCGCGTGGCTACCTGCCGATCGAAGGCATCGCCGCCTATGACCAGGCGGTGCAGACGCTGCTGTTCGGCAAGGAATCGCCGCTGATCACGGAAGGCCGCGTGGTGACGGCCCAGGCACTTGGCGGCACCGGCGCACTGAAGATCGGCGCCGACTTCCTGAAGCGCCTGTACCCGGACGCCAAGGTCGCCATCAGCGACCCGAGCTGGGAAAACCACCGCGCCCTGTTCGAATCCGCCGGCTTCCCGGTGGTCAACTACGCCTACTACGACGCCCCCAGCCACGGCCTGAACTTCGCCGGCATGGTGGCATCGCTGCAGTCGTTCCCGGCCAACACCATCGTCGTGCTGCACGCCTGCTGCCACAACCCGACCGGCGTCGACCTGTCGCCCGAGCAGTGGAAGCAGGTGGTGGACCTGGTCAAGGAACGCAACCTGATCCCGTTCCTCGACATGGCCTACCAGGGCTTCGCCGACGGCATCGACGCCGATGGCGCCGCGGTGCGCCTGTTCGCCGACTCGGGCCTGCCGTTCTTCGTGTCGAGCTCGTTCTCGAAGAGCTTCTCGCTGTATGGCGAGCGCGTCGGCGCGCTGTCCATCGTCACCACCAGCAAGGAAGAATCGCAACGCGTGATGTCGCAGGTCAAGCGCGTGATCCGCACCAACTATTCCAACCCGCCGACCCACGGCGGCACCGTGGTCGCGACCGTGCTGAACAGCCCGGAACTGCGCGCCATGTGGGAAGAAGAACTGGCCGAAATGCGCGACCGCATCAAGCTGATGCGCCACGCGCTGGTGGACAAGCTGGCCGCCAAGGGCGTGCCGGGCGACTTCTCCTTCGTCAAGGCCCAGCGCGGCATGTTCTCGTATTCGGGCCTGACCTCGGCCCAGGTGGACCGCCTGCGCAACGAGCACGGCATCTACGCCGTCAGCACCGGCCGCATCTGCGTGGCGGCGCTGAACAGCCGCAACATCGATGCGGTGGTCGACGCGATCGCGGCCGTGATGTAA
- the rsxB gene encoding electron transport complex subunit RsxB, with product MNPAVKSLADRIEALLPQTQCTKCGFSGCRPYAEAMASGEAACNRCPPGGAQGIERLAALLGTEPLPLDPERGTEQPRAVARIDESLCIGCTLCIQACPVDAIAGAAKQMHTVIPDLCTGCDLCVPPCPVDCIDMVPVTGTRTGWDAWSQAQADAAQARYLARTARLVREREENDARLAAKAAAKLAAVQAEAPENDAERAAQERKRAIIQAAIERARQKQQAARPRNTENVSAAVQAQIDAADARRARAGLTPGQDDPNTGQDPATDRKQEP from the coding sequence GTGAATCCCGCCGTCAAGTCCCTCGCCGACCGTATCGAGGCGCTGCTGCCACAGACCCAGTGCACCAAGTGCGGCTTCAGCGGCTGCCGCCCCTACGCCGAAGCCATGGCCAGCGGCGAGGCCGCCTGCAACCGTTGCCCGCCGGGCGGCGCGCAAGGTATCGAGCGCCTGGCCGCGTTGCTGGGCACCGAGCCCCTGCCGCTCGATCCCGAACGCGGCACCGAGCAGCCGCGCGCCGTCGCCCGCATCGACGAGAGCCTGTGCATCGGCTGCACGCTCTGCATCCAGGCCTGCCCGGTCGACGCCATCGCCGGCGCCGCCAAGCAGATGCATACCGTGATCCCCGACCTGTGCACCGGCTGCGACCTGTGCGTGCCGCCCTGCCCGGTCGACTGCATCGACATGGTGCCGGTTACCGGCACGCGCACCGGCTGGGACGCGTGGTCGCAGGCGCAGGCCGATGCCGCGCAGGCACGCTACCTGGCGCGCACGGCGCGGCTGGTGCGCGAGCGCGAAGAAAACGACGCACGCCTCGCCGCCAAGGCCGCCGCCAAGCTTGCCGCGGTTCAGGCCGAAGCGCCCGAGAACGATGCCGAGCGCGCCGCGCAGGAACGCAAGCGCGCCATCATCCAGGCCGCGATCGAACGGGCGCGGCAGAAGCAGCAGGCCGCGCGGCCGCGCAATACCGAGAACGTGTCGGCCGCGGTGCAGGCCCAGATCGACGCCGCCGATGCGCGGCGCGCGCGCGCCGGGCTGACGCCGGGGCAGGACGATCCCAATACTGGCCAGGACCCGGCTACCGACCGGAAACAAGAACCATGA
- a CDS encoding DUF1841 family protein codes for MFNPSREEVRRFFCDAWQKQIAGGVLTPLEAIAVDWIGEHPEYQDLLRDTEGALAQDYTPEQGQTNPFLHLAMHLSISEQVSVDQPRGIRQAYEALARRLDSPHDAQHQVMECLGEMLWQAQRTGQPPDGDHYVDCVRRRANR; via the coding sequence ATGTTCAATCCCTCCCGAGAAGAAGTCCGCCGGTTCTTCTGCGATGCCTGGCAGAAGCAGATCGCAGGCGGCGTGCTGACCCCGCTGGAAGCCATTGCCGTCGACTGGATCGGCGAGCACCCGGAGTACCAGGACCTGCTGCGCGACACCGAAGGCGCGCTGGCGCAGGACTACACCCCCGAGCAAGGCCAGACCAATCCCTTCCTGCACCTGGCGATGCACCTGTCGATTTCCGAGCAGGTCTCGGTCGACCAGCCCCGCGGCATCCGCCAGGCTTACGAGGCGCTGGCGCGCCGGCTCGATTCCCCGCACGATGCCCAGCACCAGGTGATGGAATGCCTGGGCGAGATGCTGTGGCAGGCGCAGCGCACCGGCCAGCCGCCGGACGGCGACCACTACGTCGACTGCGTCAGGCGCCGCGCCAACCGCTGA
- the nth gene encoding endonuclease III, whose protein sequence is MNAAKCRAIFETLREVNPAPATELEYSSPFELLIAVLLSAQATDVGVNKATRRLFPVAHTPRQMLELGEAGLSEYIKTIGLYKTKAKHVIETCRILVERHGGKVPAQREALEALPGVGRKTANVVLNTAFGQPTIAVDTHIFRVSNRTGLAPGKNVDIVEQKLLKCVPHEFLHDAHHWLILHGRYVCKARKPECWHCAIEPLCEFREKTPAPQL, encoded by the coding sequence ATGAACGCTGCCAAGTGCCGTGCCATCTTCGAGACACTGCGCGAAGTCAACCCGGCCCCGGCCACCGAACTGGAGTACAGCTCGCCGTTCGAGCTGCTGATCGCCGTGCTGCTGTCGGCGCAGGCCACCGACGTTGGCGTGAACAAGGCCACGCGCCGGCTGTTCCCGGTCGCGCATACCCCGCGGCAGATGCTGGAGCTGGGCGAAGCTGGCCTGAGCGAATACATCAAGACCATCGGCCTCTACAAGACCAAGGCCAAGCATGTGATCGAGACCTGCCGCATCCTGGTCGAGCGCCATGGCGGCAAGGTGCCGGCGCAGCGCGAAGCGCTGGAAGCGCTGCCGGGCGTGGGCCGCAAGACCGCCAACGTGGTGCTCAACACCGCGTTCGGCCAGCCCACCATCGCGGTCGACACGCATATCTTCCGCGTCTCGAACCGCACCGGCCTGGCGCCGGGCAAGAACGTCGACATCGTCGAGCAGAAGCTGCTCAAGTGCGTACCGCATGAATTCCTGCACGACGCCCATCACTGGCTGATCCTGCACGGGCGCTACGTGTGCAAGGCGCGCAAGCCGGAATGCTGGCATTGCGCCATCGAACCGCTGTGCGAGTTCAGGGAGAAAACCCCGGCACCGCAGCTGTAG
- a CDS encoding DMT family transporter: MTASAPTAPTDARDKLAGVLLIAVSASAFGAMAIFARFAYAAGADVYGLLLVRFLLAAAALAWVMRTRGIALPPWRRVLALAAMGGIGYVGQSFCFFSALNHAQASLVALLLYLYPLFVTILAAVFLKERLTTAAVVALVLCSVGAGLTVGGGAGSPLGIALGLAAAVIYSVYIIVGARLTAGVNPIATTTVICTAAALVYGAVGLLRAGAGTPPQFPADAGGWLALAGIALLSTVLAILTFFAGLQRLGAAQASMLSTLEPVVTVALAALLLGEQIGPAQAVGGGLILAGVLWLTRRGSAPAPARADMQGN, translated from the coding sequence ATGACCGCTTCCGCCCCCACCGCCCCGACCGACGCCCGCGACAAGCTGGCCGGCGTGCTGCTGATCGCGGTCTCGGCCAGCGCCTTTGGTGCCATGGCGATCTTCGCGCGGTTCGCCTATGCCGCCGGCGCGGACGTGTACGGCCTGCTGCTGGTGCGTTTCCTGCTGGCCGCCGCGGCGCTGGCGTGGGTGATGCGCACGCGCGGCATCGCGCTGCCGCCGTGGCGCCGCGTACTGGCGCTGGCGGCGATGGGGGGCATAGGCTACGTCGGCCAGTCGTTCTGCTTCTTCAGCGCGCTCAACCACGCGCAGGCGAGCCTGGTGGCACTGCTGCTGTACCTGTACCCGCTGTTCGTCACCATCCTGGCAGCGGTTTTCCTGAAGGAGCGGCTGACCACCGCGGCGGTGGTGGCACTGGTGCTGTGCTCGGTCGGCGCCGGGCTGACGGTCGGCGGCGGCGCCGGCTCGCCGCTGGGAATCGCGCTGGGGCTGGCGGCGGCGGTGATCTACTCCGTCTACATCATCGTCGGCGCGCGCCTGACCGCCGGCGTCAACCCGATCGCCACCACCACGGTGATCTGCACCGCGGCGGCGCTGGTCTACGGCGCCGTCGGCCTGCTGCGCGCCGGCGCGGGCACGCCGCCGCAGTTCCCGGCCGATGCCGGCGGCTGGCTGGCGCTGGCGGGCATCGCGCTGCTGTCGACAGTGCTGGCGATCCTGACGTTCTTTGCGGGTTTGCAGCGGCTGGGCGCGGCACAGGCGTCGATGCTGTCGACGCTGGAGCCGGTGGTCACCGTGGCGCTGGCGGCCTTGCTGCTGGGCGAGCAGATCGGCCCGGCGCAGGCAGTGGGCGGTGGCCTGATCCTGGCGGGCGTGCTGTGGCTGACCCGCCGCGGCAGCGCGCCCGCCCCGGCGCGCGCCGACATGCAAGGGAATTGA
- a CDS encoding TetR/AcrR family transcriptional regulator, which yields MARMTPELTPARRYRGAEAEERRAQRRAQLIAAAVQVYGERGYQNATVKAVCEAAGLTERYFYESFTNSEALLLASFQTVTHRLLHTLAQAGEAAGNDGPQRALAMLRAYFGALQREPRSARVFLVEIRGVSKLVDGALADSLDEFGGLLAQALLPPGRQHDPLLTAGVAGGVVHLAVRWIRHGYTPDVDVVARTALQLAMVLAHEPGEVAATAAVPGFSP from the coding sequence ATGGCGCGCATGACCCCCGAGCTGACTCCCGCGCGCCGCTATCGCGGCGCCGAAGCCGAAGAGCGCCGCGCTCAGCGCCGCGCGCAACTGATCGCCGCGGCCGTGCAGGTCTATGGCGAGCGCGGTTACCAGAACGCCACGGTCAAGGCCGTGTGCGAGGCCGCTGGCCTGACCGAACGCTATTTCTACGAGTCATTCACCAACAGCGAGGCCTTGCTGCTGGCATCGTTTCAAACGGTGACCCATCGCCTGCTGCACACCTTGGCGCAGGCGGGCGAGGCGGCCGGCAACGACGGCCCGCAACGGGCGCTGGCGATGCTGCGGGCCTATTTCGGCGCACTGCAGCGCGAACCGCGTTCGGCGCGGGTGTTTCTGGTAGAGATCCGCGGTGTCAGCAAGCTGGTCGACGGCGCGCTGGCCGACTCGCTGGACGAGTTTGGCGGCCTGCTCGCGCAAGCGCTGCTGCCGCCAGGGCGCCAGCATGACCCGCTGCTGACGGCAGGCGTGGCGGGCGGGGTGGTCCATCTTGCCGTGCGCTGGATCCGCCACGGTTACACCCCCGATGTCGACGTCGTGGCGCGCACCGCGTTGCAGCTGGCGATGGTGCTGGCGCACGAGCCCGGGGAGGTAGCGGCTACAGCTGCGGTGCCGGGGTTTTCTCCCTGA